One segment of Bacteroides caecimuris DNA contains the following:
- a CDS encoding zinc metallopeptidase, whose product MMSYWVLFIGIAVVSWLVQMNLQNKFKKYSKIPTGNGMTGRDVALKMLHDNGIYDVQVTHTPGQLTDHYNPTNKTVNLSEGVYESNSIMAAAVAAHECGHAVQHARMYAPLKMRSALVPVVNFASSIMTWVLLGGILMVNTFPQLLLAGIILFAMTTLFSFITLPVEINASKRALVWLSSSGITNSYNHAQAEDALRSAAYTYVVAALGSLATLVYYIMIFMGRRD is encoded by the coding sequence ATGATGTCTTATTGGGTATTATTTATTGGAATTGCCGTAGTAAGTTGGTTGGTACAGATGAATTTGCAGAACAAGTTCAAGAAGTACTCCAAGATTCCTACCGGAAACGGCATGACAGGACGCGACGTAGCTTTGAAGATGTTGCATGACAATGGAATTTATGATGTGCAGGTGACACATACGCCTGGGCAGTTGACCGACCACTATAATCCGACTAACAAAACGGTGAATTTGAGTGAAGGGGTGTATGAAAGCAATAGTATTATGGCGGCTGCCGTAGCAGCTCACGAATGTGGCCATGCTGTGCAACATGCGCGTATGTATGCTCCTTTGAAGATGCGTAGTGCGCTGGTTCCGGTGGTGAACTTTGCCTCTTCCATTATGACATGGGTTCTGTTGGGTGGTATCTTGATGGTAAACACTTTCCCGCAATTGCTGCTGGCAGGTATTATTCTGTTTGCCATGACTACCCTGTTCAGCTTTATTACGCTGCCGGTGGAAATCAATGCAAGTAAGCGCGCACTCGTTTGGCTGAGTTCATCCGGCATTACTAACTCGTATAATCATGCACAAGCTGAAGATGCTCTTCGTTCTGCTGCTTATACATATGTAGTTGCTGCATTGGGCTCATTGGCTACATTGGTTTACTATATCATGATTTTCATGGGTAGAAGAGACTAA
- a CDS encoding alpha-L-fucosidase: protein MKTRFISFLLLLAMGVSAFAQSSSSYQPTEENLKARQEFQDNKFGIFLHWGLYAMLATGEWTMTNNNLDYKEYAKLAGGFYPSKFDADKWVEAIKASGAKYICFTTRHHEGFSMFDTQYSDYNVVKATPFKRDIVKELAAACAKHEIKLHFYYSHLDWVREDYPWGRTGRGTGRPNSKGDWKSYYQFMNNQLTELLTNYGPIGAIWFDGWWDQDQNKNFDWELPEQYALIHKLQPGCLIGNNHHQTPFAGEDIQIFERDLPGENSAGLSGQEISRLPLETCETMNGMWGYKITDQNYKSTKTLIHYLVKAAGKNANLLMNIGPQPDGELPAVAVQRLAEMGEWMKKYGETIYGTRSGAVAPHDWGVTTQKGNKLYVHILNLKDRALFLPLADKKVKKAVLFKDQSPVRFTKTKAGVVLEFADVPKDIDYVVELTID, encoded by the coding sequence ATGAAAACACGTTTTATTTCTTTTCTTTTATTGCTCGCAATGGGCGTTAGTGCATTTGCACAATCTTCTTCTTCTTATCAACCCACCGAAGAGAACCTGAAAGCACGTCAGGAATTTCAGGACAATAAGTTTGGTATTTTCCTTCATTGGGGATTGTATGCCATGCTCGCTACCGGTGAGTGGACTATGACAAATAATAATCTGGATTATAAAGAATATGCCAAACTGGCAGGCGGTTTCTATCCTTCCAAGTTTGATGCGGACAAATGGGTAGAGGCTATCAAGGCTTCGGGAGCGAAATATATCTGTTTCACTACCCGTCATCACGAGGGATTTTCTATGTTCGATACCCAATATTCGGACTATAATGTAGTCAAGGCTACTCCTTTCAAGCGTGACATCGTGAAAGAACTGGCAGCCGCTTGTGCGAAACACGAAATCAAACTTCATTTCTACTATTCGCATCTCGACTGGGTGCGCGAAGATTATCCCTGGGGACGTACCGGACGAGGAACAGGACGCCCCAATTCGAAAGGGGATTGGAAAAGCTATTATCAATTTATGAATAACCAGTTGACGGAGTTGCTGACAAATTATGGTCCGATTGGTGCCATCTGGTTTGACGGATGGTGGGATCAGGACCAGAATAAAAATTTCGACTGGGAACTCCCTGAACAATACGCATTGATTCATAAGCTCCAGCCGGGATGCCTTATCGGTAACAATCATCATCAGACGCCTTTTGCAGGTGAAGATATTCAGATTTTCGAACGTGACCTGCCAGGTGAAAATTCAGCGGGACTTTCGGGACAGGAGATCAGTCGCCTGCCTTTAGAAACTTGTGAAACAATGAATGGTATGTGGGGGTATAAGATTACCGACCAGAATTATAAGTCAACAAAGACATTGATTCATTATTTGGTGAAGGCAGCCGGTAAAAATGCCAATCTCTTGATGAATATCGGTCCTCAACCCGATGGTGAGCTTCCTGCAGTAGCTGTACAACGCTTGGCAGAGATGGGAGAGTGGATGAAAAAATATGGTGAAACGATTTACGGAACACGCAGCGGTGCAGTTGCCCCGCATGACTGGGGAGTGACGACACAGAAAGGCAATAAGCTCTATGTGCATATCCTCAATCTGAAAGATAGAGCGTTGTTCCTGCCTTTGGCAGATAAGAAAGTGAAGAAAGCGGTGCTGTTCAAAGACCAGTCCCCGGTTCGCTTTACCAAAACGAAAGCAGGTGTTGTGCTGGAGTTTGCTGATGTGCCGAAAGATATTGACTATGTAGTAGAACTTACAATTGACTAA